ATCCAGCGAGTGCGATGAGCCGCTGTCGCCAGCTATTTTGCCACCGCCCCGGTTACCCCGGCGAGCGCAGCCAATCCCATAAGCGCAGCTTTCACCTTTTCGACGTGGGCGGCGAAATCCTTTGCAGGATCGACTTGACCATCGTCGGTCACGACCTTCTCCCTTGCCTGTCCGTCGTCAGAACATTTGGCGCAGATCGGGGCGTAGATTAGCGGAGAGCGGGCCTCGTCTGGGGGTTGATGTTAGGCGGCGAGCTTGCGGTGCTGCAAGCGTCGATGTTCGATGGTCTGTCGCTTGATCCTTTCACGCTGTTTGATGATGGCGGGCGCCCTGCCGAAGTAGGCGTCGGCGGGTGTCACGTTGGCCAGGCTCTCGTGGTAGCGCCGGTTGTTGTAGTGCTCGACGAAGGCCTCGATCTGGGCCTCGAGGTCGCCAGGCAGGAAGTAGTTTTCGAGCAGGATGCGGTTCTTCAGGGTCTGGTGCCAGCGCTCGATCTTGCCCTGGGTCTGCGGATGCATCGGAGCGCCGCGCACATGGCTCATCTTCCGGGCCTCGATATATTCCGCCAGTTCGCCGGCGATGTAGCTGGGGCCGTTGTCGCTGAGCAGTCTGGGCTTGTGCAACACCGTGGCGCTGTCGCAGCCGGAAGCCGCCAGGGCGAGGTCCAGCGTGTCGGTCACGTCCTCGGCGCGCATGTTGGTGCACAGCTTCCAGGCGATGATGTAGCGCGAGAAGTCGTCGAGCACGGTCGACAGGTACATCCAGCCCCACCCGATGATCTTGAAGTAGGTGAAGTCGGTCTGCCACATCTCGTTCGGCCGGGTGGTTTTGGTGTGGAACGCATCGGCCGCCTTGATCACGACGTAGGCCGGGCTGGTGATCAGGTCATGGGCCTTGAGCAGCCGGTAGACCGTCGATTCCGACAGGAAGTAGCGCTGCTCGTCGGTGAACCGCACGGCCAACTCGCGGGGGCTGAGATCGGTCGCTTCCAGCGCCAGCTCGACGATCCGGTCGTGGATCTCGGCCGGGATACGGTTCCACACCCTGCTCGGCGCGGATGGCCGATCTTCCAGCGCTTCCGGCCCGCCCTCGCGATAGCGGTCATACCACCGATAGAACGTCCGGCGGGCGATGCCGAGCTTGTCCAGCGTGCGCTTGACCGCAGATGGCGCACTCCTGAAGGGCCGCTGCTTGTACCCTGACCGGTAAATCGATGGCCGAACATGCCGTTTATCGCAGAACCAAAGCTGATTTGCTCGAGACCGAAATATCGAAACGGTCGAGCCGGCGTGACCGGGGAAATCAGCTGGTCCGCATAAGGCTGAAGGTGCTTCACCGACATGTGCGCGTAGCGGCGCACCATCGTTTCCAACTTCCAGCCACCCAACTCCTGACGCACTCAGGTTGGCACATCATTCTGCCGTAGCCAACTTGCCCAGTTATGCCACAGATCGTGCCAGCGAAAATTTTCGATCCCGCAGGCCTTCAATGCCGCAAGCTAGGTTCTGTTGTGCGCGTTGCGCAGCGGACGGCCACGCCACGTGAACACGTGCGTCGCATGCCTGCCCCGTTGCCGAGCCAATACGCCAAGGGCCACATCGTTCAGAGGAACGCCAAGCGCCGCTCCGTTCTTGGTGTCGCCATGCGGATCGTTGCGATGCCGCGGGCGTGTCGCCCGGTCCCATGTAAGACCCAATATATTTCCCTGACGACGGCCCGTCGCAAGCGCGAACAGGACCGTCGTCCTCGTCATGTGAGTGGCCAGCCGTGGTTCGGCAGAGCAGCACATGAAGACCTATCCACCGACCTGTATATGGTGTCCACGGTTGCGCCGACACGGTCGATGCGGAACGATCCACATCCTGACCATAACCATCAAAGAACACAGCGGGAGGCTCGATTGCCATGTTCGATCTCGTGCCGCGGGCCATTCCCATGAACCTTTTTCGTGCGGGTCATCGAAGACCGCTCCGGTCGTACGGTCTGCTGGCGTCTACCGTGCTGGCGGCATGGTCGCTCGGGGCTGTTCCTATCCACGCCTCTGCGCTCCCGCTCAACGAAAACGACATCGCCACCGAACGCTTCGGCAACGACGCTCCTTGGTACGAGGACAATATCCCCTTCTTCGAAGCGTCGGATCCGCTGCTGACCCGCATCTGGTATTATCGCTGGGAGCTCTTCCGCGCGCACCAGCGCGATCTGGGCGCACGGGGCTATATCAGCACCGAGTTCCTCGGCGATGTCGGCTGGCAGCGGGAACCCTATGCCAGCCTGAACGATGCCAGCGCCTTCCACATCGCCGAAGGCCGATGGCTGCGCGACCGGCGCTATACCGACGACTATGTGAATTTCCTCTATGAAGGCGGCGGCAACGACCGGCATTTCAGCGAGGGCATCGCCGGCGCGGTGTGGGGCCGGTATCTCGCTGATGGAGACGCTATGGGGGCGACCCGCCATCTCGATGCGATGCGCCACGTCTACAATCTGTGGGACGATCATTTCGACTTCGATCGCGGGCTTTATTGGATCGAGCCGCTGCTCGATGCGACCGAATATACGATCTCGTCGATCGACGCGTCGGGCGGCAAGGACGGCTTCCGCGGCGGCGATGCCTTCCGCCCGTCGATCAACGCCTACATGTTCGACAATGCCCTCGCGATCTCCCGGATCGCCGCGCTGACCGGCGACACCGCTACCGCTACCGATTACGACGCACGCGCCGTCGATCTGAAAGCCCATGTCGAGGCCGACCTGTGGAGCCCGACGCTCGATCATTTCGTCGATCGCTATCAGAAATCGACCGACTTCGTGCGGGCATGGCAGCCGATCCGGGGCCGCGAACTGGTCGGCTATCTGCCCTGGACGGTCGACATGGTAACCGGCGATCAGCGCTATGCGGCCGCCTGGCGGCATTCCCTCGCCCCGACCGAACTGGGCGGTGCCAAGGGTTTGCGCACTGCTGAACCCTCCTACCCTTATTATATGCGACAATATCGCTACGACGCGGCGACGGGCGCGCGCGAATGCCAGTGGAACGGCCCGGCCTGGCCCTTTCAGACGACGCAGGCCCTCACCGGCATGGCAAACCTGATCGAAGGGCCTGCTCAATCGATCGTCACCCGCTCGGACTATGTGCGCTTGCTCCGCCAATATGCCGCGCAGCATATGCTGGGCGACCATCCCGACCTGCAGGAGGATTACGACGCGGACAGCGGCCGGCCGATCGTCGGCCTGGCCCGCAGCCATCATTACTTCCACTCGGGCTTCGATGATCTCGTCGTGACCGGCCTGGCAGGGCTCCGCCCCCGCGCTGACGACAATCTGGAGGTCGCGCCGCTGATCCCGGCCGATCCGGCCGATCCTGAATATCTGCGCTGGTTCGCGCTGCAGGACCTGCCTTATCACGGGCATCTGGTGACCATCCTGTGGGATGCCGACGGCACCCGTTACGGCCATGGCGCCGGGCTCAGCCTGCTCGTCGACAATGTGCCCGTCGCCCACACGGCACGGCCGGAACGCATCGTCGTGCCGCTGGCCCGCAAGGCACCGCCGCCGATCGCGCGACCGATCGACCTCGCCGTCAATGTGGTGCGATCCGCCTATCCCAGCGGGTCGGCCTCGGTGAATGCGGAGCCGGAGGCGCTGCACGGCGCGCTGGACGGCCGCGTCTGGTTCTTCCCCGAAACTCCCAATGGCTGGCCGACGACAGGCTCGGCGCACGACTGGGACTGGTTCGCCGTCGACTTCGGCGCACCGACCCGCCTCCATAGGGCCGAACTCGCCTTCTACGTGGAGGGCCAGGCGTTCGCGGTGCCGTCTGCCTACCGGCTGCAGATCGAGACCAGGCGGGGCTGGACAGATGTACCGGCCGCCACGCTTCCAGCCGCGGTGGCGAACGGCGTCACCCGTATCGAGTGGCCGGCGACGACGGGCCGCCGCCTGCGCCTGCTGGTGAAACGGCCGGCGCAGGGCGCGGTGCGGCTGGTAGAGCTCAAGGCGTTCTGAGGCGAGCACCCTTGCTAAAACCCTCATCCTCGAGGGGAGGGTTTTAGTAAGAAGCGGGTTTCAAGCGGCAGGCGGTTCGGAAGAGCCCCTGCTCACTTCAGCCCCAGCACCACCACCGATTTCGCCGGCAGCGTGACGGTCAGCGTATCGCCGGCCAGCTGCGCCCCATCGAACGGCTGCGGTCGCACGGTGTCCGGCCGATCGAAGCTGTTCAAGGCGTGCATGTCGGGCGCGGTAATGATCTGGCCGTTCGCCGTCGTCGCCCCGACGCCGGCAATCTTGACGCTCACCGTCATCGGGCGGTTCGGATTGGCATTGGCCAGCGCGACATGAACCTGTCCTGCGACATCCTTCACCGCTGACGCGCTGACCGCAGGGATCGCGAACTCATCCTTGTCGTACCAGGGCGAATGGAGGTCAATCGGGATCACCGTCGCGTCCTGCCAGGGCTTGTAAAGATCGAACACCCAATAGGTCGGGGTGCGGACCATCTTCGGCCCGTCGGTCAGCAGCATCGCCTGCAATACGTTCACCATCTGCGCGATCGACGTCATCTTCACGCGATCGGCGTGCTTGGCAAAGATGTTGAGGTTGATCGCCGCGACCAGCGCGTCGCGCAGCGTGTTCTGCTGGTAGAGGAAGCCCGGATGGGTGCCGGGCTCCACATCGTACCAGGTGCCCCACTCGTCGACCACCAGCCACACGCGCTTGGCGGGATCATATTTGTCCATGATCTCGCCATGCCTGGTGAGCAACTCGTCCATCTTCCAGGTGTTGGCGAGCGTCGAGGCCCAATGATGCTCGTCAAACTGGGTGGCCGAGCCCTTGTCCTCCCATTTGCCGGGGAAGGTGTAATAATGCAGCGAAAGACCGTCGATCTGCGTGCCGGCCTCCCGCATCATCACCTCGGTCCAGTGATAATCGTCGATATTGGGGCCGCTGGCGATCTTCATGATCTTCTGGTCGGCAGGCGCTTTCACGAAGGTCGCATAGCGCCGCGTCAGATCGGCGGCATAGTCGGGCCGCATGTTGCCGCCGCAGCCCCACAGCTCGTTGCCGATACCGAAATAAGGCAGTTTCCACGCTGCCGGGTGGCCGTTGGCGGCGCGTTCCCTAGCCAGCGTCGAGCCGCTCGGCGAAGTCATATACTCCACCCACTCCGCCATCTCGGCCGGGCTGGCGTCGCCGACATTGCCGGCGACATAGGGCTCTGCGCCGAGCAACGCCATGAAGCCCATATATTCATGGGTCCCGAAGCTGTTGGGTTCGGTCACGCCGCCCCAGTGCGTGTTGATGCTGACCTTGCGGGCCTTCGCCGGCCCGATGCCGTCGCGCCAGTGATATTCGTCGGCGAAGCAGCCGCCCGGCCAGCGCACGACCGGCACCTTAATCTCGCGCAACGCCTCGATCACGTCCTTGCGATAGCCGTCGATGTTGGGAATGGGCGAGCCCTTGCCGACCCATATGCCACCGTAGATGCCATGGCCGAGATGTTCGGCGAATTGCCCGAAAATCTGTCGATCGTAGCGGGGGCCGACTTGGTCCGCATGGAGGGTCAGTTCGGCCGCTCCCGCCTGCGCGTTCAGCGTCGCCGGCATCGCGGCTCCGATCATCAGAGCGCACACTACATGTCTGAGCGATCGCGCGAGACTTGGCATCGTCCTCCCCTTCTTTTTTGTCAGACATAACAGCTACAGCCGGAATTTATCACAATCAAGCGGCCGTCATGATCTGGACAGTACTCGACGCGAGTCGATAAGTGGCGAGAGAGCAAAAACGAGAGGACATGGCGCTCGTCAAAGATCGAACCGCTCACACATCGGTGTCGCTCCAGGTCGATCGGTGGCCATGGGCGGCAGGGAGCGGCCGCGCGCGATCTTGGCACCGGCCACCGTCATCGGCCTCACCAGCATAGCGCCAGCCTCTTTAGGACCCTTTCATTTGCCCAACAATTGTAGGCTTCACGAGAGGCGCCTGGCGACGCGATGCAAATCTCGCGCGCTGCGCGGTGATCAAGCTGGCACACGTCGCCTTGCTCGACATGCAAGGCTCGAACGGTTTTCTCACCGGCCGGAACGCTCGAGACCACGACCGAGGACAGGGCAATCGTAATGGACAGTAATCGACGCATGGTGTTGGCAGGCGGGATGGCAGGCCTCACCGCCGCATCGTTGAGCGGCGCGGCGGCGGCGCCCGGGGCGCGCCTTGCGCCGCGCCCGCCGATGGGCTGGAACAGCTGGAACAGTTTCGCGACCACGATCAACGAGGCGCAGGCCCGCGAGACCGCTCAGATCATGGCCCAAACGCTACTGCCCTTCGGCTACGAGATCTTCACGATCGACATCCAATGGTATGAGCCCGGCGCATCCGGCTACGCCTATGCCGCAAATCCGGTGCCTACGATCGACGGCCATGGCCGGCTCCTCCCCGCCCCGAACCGTTTTCCATCGAGCGCGGGTGGCCGCGGTTTCGCGCCGCTGGCTGCGGAAATCCATGCGCTGGGCCTGAAATTCGGCATCCACCTGATGCGCGGCATTCCCCGCCTCGCGGTCGATCGCAACCAGCCCATCCTGGGTACCGAGCACCGCGCCGCCGACATCGCCGATCGCGACAGCATCTGCTCGTGGAATCCCGACATGTACGGCGTCGACATGACGAAGCCGGGCGCGCAGGCTTATTATGACAGCGTCTTCCAGCTCTATGCCGATTGGGGCGTCGATTTCGTGAAGATGGACGACATGAGCCGCCCCTATGACGCGCATGTGCCGGAGATCGAGGCCGCGCACCGCGCCATCGTCGCAACGCGACGCCCCATCCTGCTCAGCCTGTCACCCGGCGAAACCCCCGTGATCCGCGGCGATCATGTCCGCCGCTTTGCCCAGATGTGGCGGATCGCGGACGATTTCTGGGACGAATGGCCAATGCTGGAGGCACAATTCGTCCGCCTCGAAAACTGGACGCCGTATCGCGGCTTGGGCGCGTGGCCTGATGCCGACATGCTCCCGCTCGGGCGACTTGCGCTCGGCCAGCGCGACAGTCGCTTCACGCCCGACGAGCAACGGACGCTGATGACGCTGTGGTCGATCGCCCGCTCACCGCTGATCATGGGCGGTGATCTGCGCGATCTGGACGCCGACACACTCGCCCTGCTCACCCATCGCGACGTCCTTGCGGTCAGCCAGACCAGCACGGACAATCGCCCGCACTTCGTCGAGGACGGCGCGCGCATCTGGTCCGCTCGGCCGCAGGCCGGCCGTGGTCGTTACCTTGCGCTCTTCAACACCACGGACCAGCCGAAGGACGTGGGTATCAATCTTCGCGATCTGGGCTTTTGTGAGTCGGCCGACGTGCGCGACCTCTGGGAAGGGCGCTCACTGGGCCGCTGCGCCGGGCGTATGTCCCGGACGCTCCCCGCACATGGCGCAGGCCTCTATCTGCTCTCCGATTGACTGGCCATCGTCTTGACTGGCCATTGTGGACGGCCATTGCCGACGGACGAACGAAGCCGAGCCTACCAGACGCGCCGTCGACCTCGCTGCAGCGCAGCAATCATTTCAAAGAAGAACTGATTCGCTTTGAAATAGCATCAGCCACGTCATCCGTTCCATAATACTGCGTTCACGCAGACTGTCCGGTCATGCGAGCCGACCCGGACTACTCGGTCGACGCGACAGCTTGCCGTTCAGCTGGAAACCGGAGGATCCCAGGCGAATCCGACCCGGCTTCTCACATTGATTATACGCTTATTTCTCCATCCCAAGATGCTGCTTGGCAAAGCTCTTGCCAGCACCATCCGGGTTCGATAGGAATTGTCTGAGTAAATCACATCGATGCCGCAGATAGCGGTGCGAATTATAGGGAGGGGATGGAATGGCTTCCGTTCGTCATACGCTGTTGTCCGCATGTTCGGCACTCGCGCTCGGCATGATCGTCGGGCCCGCCTTTGCGCAGGATCAGTCCATTCAGACCGACGGTTCTGGCACAGCCGCCTCCGCCGCCACCGTCGATCCGGGTGCTGCGAGCCAGGAAATCATCGTCACCGGCGTCCGCGCCAGCCTGTCGAGCGCACAGTCGATCAAGCGCAACGCGCCGCAGATCGTCGACTCGATCGTGGCCGAGGATATCGGCAAGTTGCCGGACAATACCGTGGCCGACGCACTCCAGCGTGTCACCGGCGTGCAGGTGATCCGTGGCAATGGCGAGACCACCGGCGTCGACATCCGCGGCCTGCCCAACGCCGCGACGCTGCTCAACGGCCGCGAGGCCTTTACCGGCACCGGCCGCGGCGTCGCGCTGCAGGACATTCCGGCCGAGTTGCTCGCCGGCGTCGATGTCTACAAGACCAGCACGCCGGACATCATCGAGGGCGGCGTTGCCGGCGTGATCGACATTCGCCTGCATCGCCCATTCGATTTCAAGGGCTTCACGATCGCCGGCGACGGCCGCGCCGTCTATTCGGATCAGGCGAAGAAGTGGAGCTATCTCGGCGGCGGCCTGGTCTCGGACCGGTGGGACACCGGCATCGGCGAACTCGGACTGTTGATCGGCGCGTCTTACAACAAGCGCAGATATGAGGATCAGGTTGCCTTCGATTTCGATGCGAGCGGCACGCCGGTCGCGACGCCCGATACCGTTGGCGGCACATACACGGATGGCAATCGCCGCCGGATCGGCCTCAACGCGTCCGCCCAGTGGCGCCCTTCCGACAAGCTAGAATTCTACGCCGACGGTACCTACACCCAATATAAGGAGCGCTACGGCGTCAATTTCTTCATCGGTCTACCGAAGGCCGGCAATGTCGTCTCCATCACCCCGCGGTCCGACAGCCCGTCGCTTGCGCAGGGCGCGACGACGCTCAACGATTATACGCTGACCAGCAAGCAGGCTTATCAAAACAAGACGCAGACATATCAGGGTGACCTCGGCGGCAAGTGGCACATTGATGACCAAACCACGCTGACCGGCGAGTTCGTCTATAATTACAGCAAGATCGTCGATCGCAACGCTATTCTCGATACCTCGTTCAACGCACCGTCCGTCACCTATGATTTCGACAATAACGGCACACCCAACGTGGCGATCAGCGG
This genomic window from Sphingomonas abietis contains:
- a CDS encoding MGH1-like glycoside hydrolase domain-containing protein, coding for MLAAWSLGAVPIHASALPLNENDIATERFGNDAPWYEDNIPFFEASDPLLTRIWYYRWELFRAHQRDLGARGYISTEFLGDVGWQREPYASLNDASAFHIAEGRWLRDRRYTDDYVNFLYEGGGNDRHFSEGIAGAVWGRYLADGDAMGATRHLDAMRHVYNLWDDHFDFDRGLYWIEPLLDATEYTISSIDASGGKDGFRGGDAFRPSINAYMFDNALAISRIAALTGDTATATDYDARAVDLKAHVEADLWSPTLDHFVDRYQKSTDFVRAWQPIRGRELVGYLPWTVDMVTGDQRYAAAWRHSLAPTELGGAKGLRTAEPSYPYYMRQYRYDAATGARECQWNGPAWPFQTTQALTGMANLIEGPAQSIVTRSDYVRLLRQYAAQHMLGDHPDLQEDYDADSGRPIVGLARSHHYFHSGFDDLVVTGLAGLRPRADDNLEVAPLIPADPADPEYLRWFALQDLPYHGHLVTILWDADGTRYGHGAGLSLLVDNVPVAHTARPERIVVPLARKAPPPIARPIDLAVNVVRSAYPSGSASVNAEPEALHGALDGRVWFFPETPNGWPTTGSAHDWDWFAVDFGAPTRLHRAELAFYVEGQAFAVPSAYRLQIETRRGWTDVPAATLPAAVANGVTRIEWPATTGRRLRLLVKRPAQGAVRLVELKAF
- a CDS encoding alpha-N-arabinofuranosidase gives rise to the protein MIGAAMPATLNAQAGAAELTLHADQVGPRYDRQIFGQFAEHLGHGIYGGIWVGKGSPIPNIDGYRKDVIEALREIKVPVVRWPGGCFADEYHWRDGIGPAKARKVSINTHWGGVTEPNSFGTHEYMGFMALLGAEPYVAGNVGDASPAEMAEWVEYMTSPSGSTLARERAANGHPAAWKLPYFGIGNELWGCGGNMRPDYAADLTRRYATFVKAPADQKIMKIASGPNIDDYHWTEVMMREAGTQIDGLSLHYYTFPGKWEDKGSATQFDEHHWASTLANTWKMDELLTRHGEIMDKYDPAKRVWLVVDEWGTWYDVEPGTHPGFLYQQNTLRDALVAAINLNIFAKHADRVKMTSIAQMVNVLQAMLLTDGPKMVRTPTYWVFDLYKPWQDATVIPIDLHSPWYDKDEFAIPAVSASAVKDVAGQVHVALANANPNRPMTVSVKIAGVGATTANGQIITAPDMHALNSFDRPDTVRPQPFDGAQLAGDTLTVTLPAKSVVVLGLK
- a CDS encoding glycoside hydrolase family 27 protein, whose amino-acid sequence is MDSNRRMVLAGGMAGLTAASLSGAAAAPGARLAPRPPMGWNSWNSFATTINEAQARETAQIMAQTLLPFGYEIFTIDIQWYEPGASGYAYAANPVPTIDGHGRLLPAPNRFPSSAGGRGFAPLAAEIHALGLKFGIHLMRGIPRLAVDRNQPILGTEHRAADIADRDSICSWNPDMYGVDMTKPGAQAYYDSVFQLYADWGVDFVKMDDMSRPYDAHVPEIEAAHRAIVATRRPILLSLSPGETPVIRGDHVRRFAQMWRIADDFWDEWPMLEAQFVRLENWTPYRGLGAWPDADMLPLGRLALGQRDSRFTPDEQRTLMTLWSIARSPLIMGGDLRDLDADTLALLTHRDVLAVSQTSTDNRPHFVEDGARIWSARPQAGRGRYLALFNTTDQPKDVGINLRDLGFCESADVRDLWEGRSLGRCAGRMSRTLPAHGAGLYLLSD